The sequence below is a genomic window from Phoenix dactylifera cultivar Barhee BC4 chromosome 8, palm_55x_up_171113_PBpolish2nd_filt_p, whole genome shotgun sequence.
GACCGGCCGGGGGTCTTCTACGTCTTGGTCCTCTCCCTCGTCTTCGCGGGCTCGGCCTCCGCCGGCGCGATCCTCCACCGCGGCAGCTTCCCTGGGTACGCCCGCCTCTGCCGGTGGGGCGGGGCGGCGTCAATGGCCGTTTCGGCCTCGGCGGCGACCTGGGCGGTGGCGCGGGCGTGCTGGTGGTGGGGCGCCGTGCTGTGCGCCGTGTGGGTCGCGCTCTACGCCGTCTTCGCTATTGGGAGGGCTTGGGAGGGCAACTGATGCCGGAGTCCGTGCGACTGCCATCCGTGGGAAGGCCCTATGTCTTGATGCTGGAGTTGGAGTGATGTGTTGCGGTTTCTGGGTGTTGTTTGTGCGGTTGGTTTTCCCCGCGTGTGAATCTAACCACAGATGTGTGTGTACTGGTTTCTTCTCTTAGGAAGAAGCAGGATTATGTTGTTGTAATGTAAGATACCTGACCATCATGTATACACTTGAATGTAATGAGTTTTAGAACTTATATGGTATGAGGTTTTAGAAAACAAGCTGATAGGCTGATATTACGGCAATTTGGGGGCTACTTGATTGAAACCTTGGCACAAGATCACATCAAATTTTTCCATATCAGAACAGTGGATTTGATTCTGCTAAGACTTGGTTCTTCTGTTTAGCAGTCTGAAATCTGTAGTTAAAACATATTAAAGCAATCATTTTGACATCCTGCTATCATGACAAGGCTATCTTTTAGAATAGCTGGTTAGGGCTCTCTTGTCATGTCCTTGCTGTTTTTGTACTGGCTACATAAAGCCTTCGACAGGTGGACATGCATGATAGCTTCGCCTGCAGTTCTGTAAGCAGCATAAACTTTGTTCTTCTGTCGCACATTTTCATCATCATGAAATATATCAAAGAGAAAAACCCGGGTTAATGTGCATCCGTTATAGGATGTGAAATCAGTTTAGCGTGGAGTTTTCACCAGTAATATTATTCTAAGCAGGATAGTTTTGCTGTTACCGATCACTTTTGAGCTTGTGAGAATACTAGTTCCCTGGGAGAATTCTAAAGTTACAAGATTGTTTTCATGACTCTGTAGctctatttcttctcaacaagcTCAATCGTCCATTCCTCAAAATCACAACCAATTTGTACTTGAAAAATAAAGTGCTATAGAACCCCTCTGATCTTTGGCCTGGGAAGGCCCATAGGTATGGAAACTCAGCAGATAAAAGGTTCTTGTCATGTTTCTAGAATCAAGAACATAACTTGTTGTATCTCGTGCCATGAATGAGAATTTCAGGGACAAAGGGATCCTGTCTCAAAGCTCACTTTTGGCAGTCCTTGGAGGTTTAGAAATCTTTTGCTTTCCCTGCCACCATTTCCTGATTGTTTGTGATACTATGTTCACATGCCTCTTAACCTGCTTCCCAGTCTCTGTAATTCCTTGTAGGATCCTCTGTTTCAGATCTTTCTTGGGAGgatctttattttttaaaactttGCCCTGAAACCAAAACAAAAGGACAATGAATAAATGTTCAATAGCAGAAATAAACAGAGCCATCTGCGGGGAGAACCGTGTTTTACCAATTTTGTAGGAAAGTCATCTTCATCGTCCTCCTCATCTTCATCAGCTTCTACATCGCCAAAATTGTTCATGTTCATCAAATCTTCTCTAGAATACATTTTCATGCTTGGTGCTCCTGGCATACCCTGACAATATATAGCAGCTTAAGAAACTTGgtcatgataaaaaaaatatcaaagtgATCTGTTAACTCACTGAGGAAAGGTACCTCCATGGATCTCAAAATCTTTTCCATTTCAGCATCTTTAGATAGCTTTGAAAGAAAAGGTTCTCCAGGAATTCTATCCTGCAAAGAGTGATAAAAGAATAATTCTGAAGATGATAGAAAATGTCTTTATATTCATATTCTCCAAGctattgaaaaaagaaaatgaaaatttcAAATTAGTTATGCATTTTCCTACTGGCTGATCAATTCTCCGAGCATCCCTAAATAACCTAAGTATTCTCTTTCTATACAGTGATTCCTTAATGCATATCTCATAAAAACATCAAGTTTATTGCTTAGTTTACATGATCAGGACAGTAATTGTTGGATCAGTTACTAGCAttaactaatgaagaaaagagaaaattgtTAATGTGAcagaaatataaattttttagtATCACCTCATATACATGTATTGAATCATCGGATAAGCTTCAAATTCATAAAACTGGCTGGAAATATTAGTTTTTTAATGTATATAGCATGTTACTCTAGTTGCCTAGATGAAGGCCTTTCAATACAATCTGTTTTTGATCAGagccttggatgcaatatctaTTTTCTTCTCTACAAGTGGCTTCAGGAATGGTCTGTCCTTCAAAGAAAAGGTAAtgagataaagaaaaatgagagaaatTACCTCTTAATTGTACCAAAGTACTGTTTAGCTTAGCATATATATCTTGCTTTTTCATCTCAAATGCTAAAGGATAGGAGGAATTTTCCAGAGTAAAATACTATTATGTGTGTACCATTTGTGCATGTCATATATGACAACGTTCCATGCAGCAATCCATGCAGCAATCCATGCACCGCTAATTACCAATCTTTCACAATGTATAGACTAATAAACACATCTTATCCAATAATTTTGCAATAGGTCTATGAGTCCTTCATAGTTGTAATCCTATCAAAATGCTGTATTTGTTACCTTACATTTCATATGACCTACACTTTTTTTCGATATTAAGATTAATCAATCATTTAAATAGAAGAAGAGGGTGGGAAAGCCAGTGATTCCCCtaatataagaaaaaagatTACCTCAGGAATGGGTGGTGGCTTGACCGAGCATGCTTTGGAAATGTCATTGCAGAGAAATTTCACCAACAAATCAACTGAAGGCCTGGCTTTGAAGAAAAACTCAGCAACATCAGTATCTGCATAACCCATTACCTGCAAAGGATGCCATTGGACAAGAAATTAATGCATATAGCTCCGATGCATAAATGGATGTCATATATGGAGTCCAAATAATTATGAAAATGTAATGTCTTTCTTTCTTGACTAGTTGATTTTGACCAGATCTAATTATCATATTACAAtaaaaaagattatttttttaaaaaaagcataAGAGTCGACTAAATTGAGTATTCATCAATTACGAGTCATGAACAGCTCCTTCTGAGAGGTACCTTCCATCTGCTGAGAACTGTTTTAGGTCTATATGACCATTCCAAGTACCGCAAATCATGGCTACACAGActagtcatttaatttcagCTTATTCTGCTCTCTAAAATAATTACTTCTTCATTACACAAGCCAGGAGAAGTTAGGAGAGGCCCTAGAGCATTTCCTTTCCAAAGAAAATGATGTCAATGATCAGATTGACAGGCAATATTTATTTATAGCTATGCAGAGAAGAGGCAATAGTCAAAGGTCAAATGACGGGTCCATCTTTATATGTAAATATCAAGAGACAAAAGAACGGAGAAATGTAGAAGAAAATCCTTTTAAGTTTGTGAGGCATGAGTATAGCAGACCTCTTAATCGATCAGGATCATAATGCCTAGTGGCTCTAAGTTGAAGAAAAAGCATTTTTTTCCATGCAATTATTAGGTTTAAATGAATCATATAAGAATATCAAAAGCATAAATTTCAACAAACTATATCAGTTATTATGGATTATCCAAATATAAAAGAGTGCCTAAGTCTTATAATGCATGTTTGCCTCATTGGCTACAGGATTTGTTATGAAAACCAGATCATACAgataaaagctcaagaattgAAATAAGGTTCATGTTTTATCCTTCTACTCAAAGGCGTGCTTCTGGTGTGAGAAGATCAAATACTTGACATCAAGATAAAATTAATCTACTATGAGACTTGTCATCTAGTAACTGTGCCACCATATCATGGCCTAGGACATAACTAGTTAAAAAACTAAAACCGCCTCTCAGTAATGTATGTGACATAATATGTTGTCAAAACCAAGCTAATGTCACTACTTAATGTGAAGTGAGTATGAAGAGAATTGCAAGGCAAAAAAGCATTAGTCTTTCACCTCTTGACAAGCACGCTCAATGGTCTTACATTCTGAATTGCATTGCCCTTCAGTTCCCTGCTCAACGAGCTGCAGAAACGACAAAACTAATATGACAAAGCAATGCAAGAGTTGTTTCAGCAACAAAAATAGAATAAAGACATGATAACATAGTAACCTCTTTTGTTCCTCAAGTGGAATATTTTGTGAATAATATGAAGAACCGTGACATAAGAAAATCATTACCAATCACCTTATCCTATCTTTGGTGTTGacattataaatatttctttgccattGGTTGCTATAAAAAGAACTACATTTATCCATTTTGAGTGCTTAAAAGATGTACATGAAGTCAAAATGTTGAAATGCCAACAGGG
It includes:
- the LOC103702007 gene encoding uncharacterized protein LOC103702007, whose protein sequence is MARPARGLFTLSALLLFSSLPFSLASPKKPASAARKEDIPFIRCQVCEKIAHQIYNQVGKKAARIAPKKVSEFEIIEIAESVCNLKKQQADWILHIDIVEKGDKLELVEQGTEGQCNSECKTIERACQEVMGYADTDVAEFFFKARPSVDLLVKFLCNDISKACSVKPPPIPEDRIPGEPFLSKLSKDAEMEKILRSMEGMPGAPSMKMYSREDLMNMNNFGDVEADEDEEDDEDDFPTKLGKVLKNKDPPKKDLKQRILQGITETGKQVKRHVNIVSQTIRKWWQGKQKISKPPRTAKSEL